In Herpetosiphon gulosus, one genomic interval encodes:
- a CDS encoding glycosyltransferase family 87 protein produces the protein MSQQPTINWRRIAWISSSIMVLFYIGISFFVDYGGDLYLYYMPFAKGCDDCGFNPYYARWFFAPLMLLPNTFIAWPIWNIVVFAILFWLIYTMDVNPLIVASFAVIGQFWLGQVDIYLCIGIYLILKHENPLINGIGLCFLAIKPQVMALAMLYLLIGQPWPVLARMLVAPIIMALLSFALFGIDWPVRWLSNTQELPVHMWRYSALDTWRFALPFIWIPLLFKQRDLRIVLSIAVMALASPFFGIYTYIVLVLFYPKWWTIPLSYGWVLFIPLAGPTAMRFAWILPLAIIAHICYTNWPQSWWAQRQQRLAS, from the coding sequence ATGAGCCAACAACCAACGATTAATTGGCGTAGAATTGCTTGGATTAGTTCTAGTATTATGGTGCTCTTTTATATTGGGATATCGTTTTTTGTTGATTATGGTGGTGATTTATATTTGTATTATATGCCTTTTGCCAAAGGCTGTGATGATTGTGGCTTTAACCCCTATTATGCCCGTTGGTTTTTTGCGCCATTAATGCTTTTACCCAATACCTTTATTGCTTGGCCAATTTGGAATATTGTGGTCTTTGCAATTCTCTTTTGGCTGATCTACACGATGGATGTGAATCCATTGATTGTAGCCTCATTTGCAGTTATTGGTCAATTTTGGCTAGGCCAAGTCGATATTTATCTCTGCATCGGCATCTATTTGATATTGAAGCACGAAAACCCCTTGATTAATGGAATTGGCTTATGCTTTTTGGCAATTAAGCCCCAAGTGATGGCCTTAGCGATGCTCTATCTATTAATTGGCCAGCCTTGGCCAGTTTTAGCGCGAATGTTGGTTGCTCCAATCATTATGGCCCTGTTGAGTTTTGCCCTATTTGGCATCGATTGGCCAGTACGCTGGCTGAGCAATACGCAAGAGCTTCCAGTCCATATGTGGCGCTATTCGGCTTTAGATACTTGGCGCTTTGCATTGCCGTTTATTTGGATTCCCTTGCTGTTTAAACAGCGTGATTTACGGATTGTGCTAAGTATTGCCGTGATGGCATTAGCCTCGCCATTTTTCGGCATTTATACCTACATTGTTTTAGTCTTGTTTTACCCCAAATGGTGGACGATTCCGCTATCGTATGGATGGGTGCTATTTATTCCATTGGCTGGCCCAACCGCCATGCGCTTTGCTTGGATTTTGCCTTTGGCAATCATCGCACATATTTGTTATACCAATTGGCCGCAAAGTTGGTGGGCACAACGTCAACAACGGCTGGCTAGCTAA
- a CDS encoding aldo/keto reductase — MKNPIYTISRTDLQMAPIGYGCMTIGGNWSTEPWTSSEYETGRKALAAALEQDITLFDHADIYTRGKSERLFGELLAEQPSLRQRIVLQSKCGIRFADEPAGSPQRYDFSYEHIVASVEGSLKRLNTDHLDLLLLHRPDMLVEPEDIARAFDQLQQSGKVRYFGVSNHSPAQIALTQAALDQPLVVNQVQLSLLHHHLISEGIDTNRSNLPFNAAFGLLDYCRLHKIQLQAWGPLSSGQLVNFKDDAPANVKATAALVNQLAEQYGVSSEAIQLAWLLRHPAQIMPIIGTTNPSRIAATKEALSVELNREEWYHLLTAARTANVP; from the coding sequence ATGAAAAACCCGATCTATACCATTTCACGAACCGACCTCCAGATGGCCCCGATTGGCTATGGTTGTATGACGATTGGTGGCAACTGGAGCACCGAACCATGGACGAGCAGCGAATATGAAACTGGGCGCAAGGCCTTAGCTGCCGCGCTCGAACAGGATATTACGCTATTTGATCATGCCGATATTTACACCCGTGGTAAATCCGAGCGACTGTTTGGCGAGCTTTTAGCCGAGCAGCCCAGCCTCCGCCAACGGATCGTGTTACAGTCGAAGTGTGGTATTCGCTTTGCCGATGAGCCTGCTGGCTCCCCACAACGCTACGATTTTAGTTACGAACATATCGTTGCATCAGTCGAAGGCAGCCTCAAACGCCTTAACACCGATCATCTTGATTTGTTGCTCTTGCATCGCCCCGATATGTTGGTCGAGCCAGAAGATATTGCGCGGGCGTTTGATCAATTGCAACAAAGTGGCAAAGTGCGCTATTTTGGGGTTAGCAATCACTCGCCCGCCCAAATCGCCCTAACTCAAGCCGCACTTGACCAGCCCTTGGTCGTCAACCAAGTTCAATTGAGCTTATTGCACCATCACCTGATCAGCGAAGGGATCGATACCAACCGCAGTAATTTGCCGTTTAATGCCGCCTTTGGTCTGCTCGATTACTGTCGTTTGCACAAGATTCAGTTGCAAGCATGGGGACCATTATCTAGTGGCCAACTCGTTAATTTCAAGGATGATGCTCCAGCGAATGTTAAAGCCACCGCAGCCTTGGTCAACCAATTGGCCGAGCAATATGGCGTAAGCTCCGAGGCGATTCAATTGGCATGGCTGTTGCGTCACCCAGCCCAAATTATGCCAATTATTGGCACAACCAATCCAAGCCGGATTGCTGCAACCAAAGAGGCTCTAAGTGTCGAACTCAATCGGGAAGAATGGTATCATCTGCTAACGGCAGCACGTACCGCCAACGTTCCATAA
- a CDS encoding LamG-like jellyroll fold domain-containing protein — protein MRWRKFYLVMIVILWLGWLVPPRTTQISPVQAAEAQLQTSQASSSDAGQAAAFSNSYAAVPMAATPNFAGNWSLEAWVYPTTTSGCRNILGMNYNNGLWFGLCSGFLRAHRGTASFAQSATAVPANQWSHVAVSTYYDNDGEQYIAEFFINGEREGFYPLDGDGTVSTARELRIGNDAGDFWLGQLAEIRVWNYSRGEYNIRRDIHSTLDLAPAGLLAQWHLTNGSLRDSISDVAAVAQGSITFSGFVSPALPATTPVDQYFNTLEQRIYGATSVYLPSSDEALLIGGYRDGAASAMIHAINAGDGSSQIRGNLPVPLAFSSAAYADSNNTVYVFGGSLNNQHATVDTIYAINPQTGAVRTLAARLPQAFDLAAVVYHPILNKIVILGGYTPELGPLDQIVMFDVATESISTSANILPDRIYATNAVYSSATQNIYLIGGTNASANFATITELVINADSSASATTLAAQLPKPDTALVSFEDPSSKLIYVMNGRATNRVVAFDPQTEQVWRTPLELPTNSVNTAAAYLPAGSKIQPFASAVYSPRQRHALILGGGEFGGFGTNSIWRIYLGDGPLVQLGRWDFQGFAGGTVQSIDGDGANLLVGNSDGMWHFSESASMPANAPTQQFYPTTAAVGSVNWDSFNSAAYFGAGKNVYRGQNGGSTLIYDGSWMADGTVKALHTLANSLPAIGRDTIGSTAIASYQVPNGSLGSYTYQNVGPGCSQTTSIRTSPRSTPLFLEYWAINQLVNNCGPHRSNFGAQLPPEDYYPRLYRVRKLATVNSNWAVVDFGVLCNALPFQARTMAIGQNGDLWVAGDTGVCRYPAANLPDSASPVFNIFDLPYANNAHQVDVDADGRIWFSSDNGLSAFEVRRDGQAPVASLRASDFTHVNAPIGAKTGLSGLVALSAVGEKIYTARDKMLYSHAPRWNQFDLGAEIERLWTVRGRLFAATATMLHVLEPDGLTWRHYAVTAYDVEADQQGRIWVAHSNGVQLWQPTTAWQDVANLSLSEPVYSLAADATGRMWLGLGDGVGLYDRQRLVTRLALPLAATHATTLLVGTDNALWAGTSNGLARLDAVTATWQEFSVANGGLPASDTITDLLERPDGSIIASTTTGLVRKSLTANSFVAVAGSTRAAPLANDERGRLWAGASVETQANVWQWFYWANSGIRSNNVRAIAADQSDRVWFAHPDGGISVRGAFLPPLAEEIPVISQITPTSAAYGQVVEISGSGFGNDLNLDVQIGGATPSLISVSPTLIRVVITQHNLSGSVSVRRGLRRASLGTSSNPAFCALPTIKHIFPTGTNVGGTITINGANFDSNAVISMGTGTPRRGVQNSTKAQHQVTSGDASGNLRVQNSCAGMQAQVGDVRRINVGINRVQLNQGYIGFTPMDSNNPQRQQLWSNNATMASVFVHTSQALRPTDRLMIDQLLVRMGQAGQPNRRDYAVPVSYTALPTTVGLPPAASYRDVANALNVPNIIYPADGPTTVDVLLKYRSAIATSTSFEVDVAPTDPIRMLLVPVVPATMSTTMINQWLDSIEPNLADFRWRVFPGGIVPIRSSITIPSSAVHESGMFKVEDVDAFEEFGRQLENTRLRYNALNKDRIMVAMGVIHPSVVDPESKAAGMGRLGQNGDWSPDPECENAGYYLSQAGQDDCNDEDPRFLGWGVGDGNIGKTLAHELGHMMGMVEEDQPTYIDYGPPGGDNHSTTGELRSMPNLVPAKCGSILPTIFSEDLTLVRQPGVSEPMVNPISGAQLPNVLDGTSESSANRPKAILSYACDRGNANSFFEPSDVSFMRRERFGVLRPLYEFAPERERLATPNDEPERLHIAGSISPIAGAIAGTIEHVELKPATSAKSLDYQTNYQLVQYDAEGNELARRGVLATFQVPAHSHEPGTPIVHDHDPNQLKGLFSATIPKAEGVTRIDLVHQQTQLATWSAGPNIPSVSISSNLAQRYAADQQIAFAWQVADADGDPLAVSIEWSADDGATWQAIASDSASGSREIDLAQLAGTSSGRLRVWVSDGLHANSATSELLSIADQAPSAAIIAPSANAQLLESQAISFLGLANDPQTGVLSASASFHWFSDRDGDLGHGTEFYRQLSVGQHTISLTAINPAGLQTISTTTIEVLADYDGDGLRDQQELDLGLNLLTDHDALGDVDGDGLSYRVELLRQTDPNNPDTDGDGRSDSVEVEDGGNPLTGDTAPVDQLHIWPLSLEFEVDLAQDIQLPQRALSLLSRAGTEVTLSSDAAWLDLSQVSGTTPLAITAVLNPSLLRNGSQTATISISSSLGDFSIPVTVNASNKADFCDANGTGGLTVADLAAVQALVGASVGDELYDYHADINRDGTIDQSDVNALNSCIQELSNATPQIIYLPAIQRHW, from the coding sequence ATGCGTTGGCGCAAATTCTATCTCGTGATGATCGTTATTTTGTGGCTTGGCTGGCTCGTGCCACCCCGTACCACCCAAATTTCACCAGTTCAGGCGGCTGAAGCCCAACTCCAAACCAGCCAAGCCAGCAGTAGCGATGCAGGCCAAGCCGCCGCATTCAGCAACAGCTATGCGGCTGTGCCAATGGCGGCAACCCCTAATTTTGCTGGCAATTGGTCGCTTGAAGCCTGGGTTTACCCAACCACAACTTCCGGCTGCCGCAACATTTTAGGCATGAATTATAACAATGGCCTCTGGTTTGGCCTGTGTAGCGGCTTTTTGCGGGCGCATCGCGGCACGGCCAGCTTTGCCCAAAGTGCCACTGCTGTGCCAGCCAATCAATGGTCGCATGTGGCGGTCAGCACCTACTACGATAACGATGGCGAGCAATATATCGCCGAATTTTTTATCAATGGCGAGCGCGAGGGGTTTTATCCGCTCGATGGTGATGGTACGGTTTCAACCGCCCGCGAACTGCGAATTGGCAACGATGCAGGCGATTTTTGGCTGGGTCAATTGGCCGAAATTCGGGTTTGGAATTACAGTCGCGGTGAGTACAACATTCGCCGTGATATACACTCAACGCTTGATCTCGCTCCGGCTGGCTTGCTGGCCCAATGGCATTTAACCAATGGCTCGTTGCGCGATAGCATCAGCGATGTCGCGGCAGTGGCTCAAGGCTCAATCACGTTTTCGGGCTTTGTTTCGCCAGCGCTGCCTGCAACCACACCAGTTGATCAATATTTTAATACCTTGGAGCAACGGATTTATGGCGCTACCAGCGTGTATTTGCCCAGCAGCGATGAGGCTTTGTTGATTGGCGGCTATCGCGATGGCGCAGCCAGCGCCATGATTCATGCGATTAATGCTGGTGATGGCAGTAGCCAAATTCGCGGCAATTTGCCAGTGCCGCTGGCATTTTCCAGTGCTGCCTATGCCGATTCCAACAATACGGTCTATGTTTTTGGTGGGAGCCTCAACAACCAACATGCCACCGTCGATACGATTTATGCGATCAATCCGCAAACTGGCGCGGTACGCACCTTGGCCGCACGCTTGCCGCAGGCGTTCGACTTGGCGGCGGTGGTCTACCACCCAATCCTCAACAAAATCGTTATTTTAGGTGGCTATACCCCCGAGCTTGGCCCGCTCGATCAGATTGTGATGTTTGATGTAGCCACTGAATCGATCTCTACATCAGCTAATATTCTGCCAGACAGAATTTATGCCACAAACGCCGTATATTCGAGCGCAACCCAAAACATCTATTTGATCGGCGGAACTAACGCAAGCGCTAATTTTGCTACGATTACTGAATTGGTGATTAATGCCGATTCAAGCGCTAGCGCAACGACCCTTGCTGCTCAACTGCCCAAGCCTGATACCGCCTTAGTGAGCTTTGAAGACCCAAGCAGCAAATTAATTTATGTGATGAATGGCCGCGCAACCAATCGCGTGGTGGCTTTTGATCCCCAAACTGAGCAAGTTTGGCGCACGCCCTTAGAATTACCGACCAATAGCGTTAACACGGCGGCGGCCTATTTGCCAGCAGGCTCAAAAATTCAACCATTTGCTAGCGCAGTTTATTCGCCACGCCAGCGCCATGCCCTAATTTTGGGTGGCGGCGAGTTTGGCGGCTTCGGCACCAATAGCATTTGGCGAATTTATTTGGGCGATGGGCCGTTGGTGCAGCTTGGGCGTTGGGATTTCCAAGGCTTTGCTGGTGGCACGGTTCAGTCGATCGATGGCGATGGAGCCAATTTGTTGGTGGGTAATAGCGATGGCATGTGGCATTTCAGCGAATCGGCCAGCATGCCAGCCAATGCTCCAACTCAGCAATTTTACCCAACCACTGCCGCAGTTGGCAGCGTTAACTGGGATTCATTCAACAGCGCGGCCTACTTTGGCGCTGGCAAAAACGTCTATCGCGGCCAAAATGGCGGTTCTACGCTGATTTACGATGGCAGTTGGATGGCCGATGGCACAGTTAAGGCGCTGCATACCTTGGCGAATAGCTTGCCAGCGATTGGCCGCGACACGATTGGTAGCACGGCGATTGCCTCGTATCAAGTGCCAAATGGCTCGCTGGGTAGCTACACCTACCAGAATGTTGGGCCTGGCTGTTCGCAAACCACCTCAATTCGCACCAGCCCGCGCTCAACTCCACTCTTTTTAGAATATTGGGCGATTAACCAATTGGTCAATAATTGTGGCCCGCATCGCTCAAATTTTGGCGCACAGCTACCTCCTGAGGATTATTACCCACGCTTGTATCGAGTGCGCAAGCTAGCCACGGTTAATTCCAATTGGGCGGTCGTCGATTTTGGGGTCTTGTGTAATGCCTTGCCGTTTCAGGCTCGCACTATGGCAATTGGCCAAAATGGCGATTTATGGGTTGCTGGCGATACGGGCGTTTGCCGCTATCCAGCCGCCAACTTGCCCGATAGTGCCAGCCCAGTCTTTAATATTTTCGACCTGCCCTATGCCAACAACGCCCATCAAGTCGATGTTGATGCTGATGGCCGAATTTGGTTTAGCAGCGACAATGGCCTGAGCGCCTTTGAAGTGCGCCGCGATGGTCAAGCCCCAGTCGCCAGTCTACGCGCCAGCGATTTTACCCATGTCAATGCGCCAATTGGCGCGAAAACAGGCTTGAGTGGTTTGGTTGCGCTGAGTGCAGTTGGCGAAAAAATCTATACTGCTCGCGACAAAATGCTCTATAGCCATGCCCCGCGTTGGAACCAATTTGATTTGGGTGCTGAAATCGAGCGTTTATGGACGGTGCGTGGGCGATTGTTTGCGGCAACCGCCACGATGTTGCATGTGCTTGAGCCGGATGGCCTGACTTGGCGACATTATGCGGTCACCGCCTACGATGTTGAAGCCGACCAACAAGGCCGCATTTGGGTCGCGCATAGCAATGGCGTTCAGCTTTGGCAGCCAACCACAGCTTGGCAAGATGTAGCAAATCTCAGCCTGAGCGAACCAGTCTATAGCCTTGCTGCTGATGCTACTGGCCGCATGTGGCTGGGCTTGGGCGATGGCGTGGGCTTGTATGATCGCCAACGGTTGGTCACACGGCTAGCCTTGCCATTGGCTGCAACGCATGCAACCACCTTGTTGGTTGGCACTGATAACGCCTTGTGGGCGGGAACGAGCAATGGTTTAGCTCGTTTGGATGCAGTTACGGCGACATGGCAGGAGTTTAGCGTAGCCAATGGTGGCTTGCCAGCCAGCGATACAATTACTGATCTGTTGGAACGCCCTGACGGCAGCATTATTGCTAGCACAACCACTGGCTTAGTGCGCAAATCGTTGACGGCCAATAGTTTTGTGGCAGTTGCAGGCAGTACTCGCGCTGCGCCATTGGCCAACGACGAACGCGGACGTTTGTGGGCGGGAGCCAGCGTCGAAACCCAAGCCAACGTTTGGCAATGGTTTTATTGGGCCAACAGTGGTATTCGTTCGAACAATGTGCGGGCAATCGCCGCCGATCAGAGTGATCGGGTCTGGTTTGCCCATCCTGATGGTGGCATTAGCGTGCGTGGAGCATTCTTGCCACCGTTGGCCGAAGAAATTCCAGTCATCAGCCAGATTACGCCAACCAGTGCGGCCTATGGTCAGGTAGTCGAAATTTCTGGCTCGGGCTTTGGCAACGACCTGAATTTAGATGTACAGATTGGTGGGGCAACGCCGTCGCTGATTTCGGTCTCGCCGACCCTGATTCGCGTAGTGATCACGCAACATAATCTGAGTGGGAGCGTGAGTGTGCGGCGCGGCTTGCGACGGGCTAGCCTTGGCACGAGCAGCAATCCGGCGTTTTGCGCGCTTCCAACCATCAAACATATTTTCCCGACTGGCACAAATGTTGGCGGCACAATCACGATTAATGGAGCCAATTTTGACTCCAATGCTGTGATTAGTATGGGAACTGGTACACCACGGCGGGGCGTGCAAAACTCAACTAAAGCACAACATCAGGTAACCAGCGGCGATGCATCGGGCAATTTGCGGGTGCAAAATAGCTGTGCTGGCATGCAAGCCCAAGTTGGCGATGTGCGCCGGATTAACGTCGGAATTAATCGGGTGCAATTGAATCAGGGCTATATCGGTTTTACCCCGATGGACAGCAACAACCCTCAGCGTCAGCAATTGTGGTCGAATAATGCCACCATGGCCTCGGTGTTTGTGCATACCAGTCAAGCCTTGCGCCCAACCGATCGCTTGATGATTGATCAATTACTAGTGCGCATGGGTCAGGCGGGTCAGCCCAATCGACGTGATTATGCTGTGCCTGTATCGTATACGGCCTTACCAACTACGGTTGGTCTACCGCCAGCCGCCAGCTATCGCGATGTGGCTAATGCGCTGAATGTGCCAAATATTATTTACCCTGCTGATGGCCCGACCACAGTTGATGTTTTGCTCAAATATCGTAGTGCCATTGCGACGAGTACCAGTTTTGAGGTCGATGTTGCCCCAACCGATCCAATTCGCATGCTGTTGGTTCCGGTTGTGCCCGCCACAATGAGTACCACCATGATTAATCAATGGCTTGATTCAATCGAACCAAACCTAGCAGATTTTCGCTGGCGGGTGTTTCCTGGTGGCATTGTCCCAATCAGGTCGAGCATTACCATTCCATCGAGCGCAGTTCATGAATCGGGAATGTTTAAGGTTGAGGATGTTGATGCCTTCGAAGAATTTGGCAGGCAGCTTGAAAATACGCGTTTGCGCTATAACGCATTAAACAAAGACCGAATTATGGTAGCGATGGGCGTGATCCATCCAAGTGTGGTTGATCCTGAGAGTAAAGCGGCTGGGATGGGACGGCTAGGCCAAAATGGCGATTGGTCACCAGACCCTGAGTGTGAAAACGCTGGTTATTATCTTAGCCAAGCAGGGCAAGACGATTGTAATGATGAAGACCCGCGCTTTTTGGGCTGGGGGGTTGGCGATGGCAACATTGGCAAAACGCTAGCCCACGAGCTAGGCCACATGATGGGGATGGTTGAGGAAGATCAGCCTACCTATATCGATTATGGCCCACCTGGTGGTGATAATCATTCTACGACGGGCGAGCTACGCTCTATGCCTAATCTCGTGCCAGCGAAATGTGGCAGCATTCTTCCGACGATCTTCTCGGAGGATTTAACCTTAGTGCGTCAACCAGGTGTCAGCGAACCAATGGTTAATCCGATCAGTGGCGCACAATTGCCCAATGTTTTGGATGGAACTAGCGAATCATCGGCGAATCGGCCCAAAGCTATTTTGAGTTATGCCTGTGATCGTGGCAATGCTAATAGCTTTTTTGAGCCAAGCGATGTTAGTTTTATGCGCCGCGAACGATTCGGTGTGCTCCGCCCGCTGTATGAATTTGCCCCTGAGCGTGAACGATTGGCAACGCCCAACGACGAGCCAGAGCGTTTACATATTGCAGGCAGCATTTCGCCAATTGCTGGAGCGATTGCTGGCACGATTGAGCATGTTGAATTAAAGCCCGCAACCAGTGCCAAAAGCCTCGATTATCAAACCAACTATCAGCTGGTGCAATATGATGCTGAGGGCAATGAGCTTGCTCGACGTGGTGTGCTGGCAACCTTTCAAGTGCCAGCCCATAGCCATGAGCCTGGCACGCCGATTGTCCACGATCACGATCCAAATCAACTCAAAGGCTTATTCTCGGCCACAATTCCCAAGGCTGAAGGTGTAACCCGAATCGATTTAGTCCATCAGCAAACTCAATTAGCGACGTGGAGTGCAGGCCCGAACATTCCCAGCGTCAGCATTAGCAGTAATTTGGCCCAGCGCTATGCAGCTGATCAACAGATTGCCTTTGCATGGCAAGTTGCCGATGCTGATGGTGATCCGTTGGCGGTTTCGATTGAATGGAGCGCCGATGATGGCGCAACTTGGCAAGCGATCGCCAGTGACAGCGCCAGCGGCAGCCGTGAGATCGATTTGGCACAATTGGCTGGCACGAGCAGCGGGCGTTTGCGGGTCTGGGTCAGCGATGGCTTACATGCCAATAGCGCCACTAGCGAATTGCTGAGCATTGCCGATCAAGCGCCGAGTGCAGCGATTATTGCACCAAGTGCGAATGCCCAATTGCTCGAAAGCCAAGCGATCAGTTTCTTGGGCTTAGCCAACGATCCACAAACTGGGGTATTGAGTGCTAGTGCTAGTTTCCATTGGTTCAGCGACCGCGACGGTGATCTTGGGCATGGCACTGAATTCTATCGGCAACTCAGCGTTGGTCAACATACCATTAGTTTGACCGCGATCAATCCGGCTGGGCTGCAAACGATCAGCACCACCACGATCGAAGTGCTGGCCGATTACGATGGTGATGGCTTACGCGATCAGCAGGAGCTTGATCTAGGCCTGAATCTTCTGACCGATCACGATGCTTTAGGCGATGTTGATGGTGATGGCTTGAGCTATCGGGTCGAGTTATTGCGCCAGACTGATCCCAATAATCCTGATACCGATGGCGATGGTCGCTCTGATAGCGTTGAAGTTGAGGATGGTGGTAATCCCTTAACTGGCGATACAGCGCCGGTTGATCAATTGCATATCTGGCCGCTGAGCCTTGAATTTGAGGTTGATTTGGCGCAGGATATTCAGTTGCCGCAACGCGCCTTGAGCTTATTAAGTCGGGCCGGAACCGAGGTAACCCTCTCCAGCGATGCCGCTTGGCTTGATCTCAGCCAGGTCAGTGGCACAACGCCACTGGCGATCACGGCAGTGCTTAACCCAAGCTTATTGCGCAACGGCAGCCAAACCGCCACCATCAGCATTAGCTCAAGCCTTGGCGATTTCAGCATTCCAGTCACGGTTAATGCCAGCAACAAAGCCGATTTCTGCGATGCCAATGGCACTGGCGGCCTGACCGTAGCAGATCTGGCGGCGGTACAAGCCTTGGTTGGTGCTAGTGTTGGTGATGAATTGTACGATTATCATGCTGACATTAATCGCGATGGCACGATTGACCAGAGCGATGTCAATGCACTCAACAGTTGTATTCAAGAACTCAGCAACGCAACACCGCAGATCATCTATTTGCCAGCGATTCAGCGTCACTGGTAA
- a CDS encoding CopG family transcriptional regulator, with protein MADIEKVSMNLSVVDLGQIDLLVDQGFYSSRTDFFRAAIRTQLTGHEEAIKQAVVRTSSVIGVISFDREHLERMQRNNEQARIVVVGLLILDNDISPALAQATIKSIKVYGALRASAAIKEALADRIN; from the coding sequence ATGGCAGATATTGAAAAAGTATCGATGAACTTGAGCGTGGTGGATCTTGGTCAAATCGATTTATTGGTTGATCAAGGGTTTTATTCCAGCCGAACTGATTTTTTTCGGGCCGCAATTCGAACCCAACTGACTGGCCATGAGGAGGCGATTAAGCAAGCGGTTGTGCGAACATCATCAGTGATTGGGGTGATTTCGTTTGACCGTGAGCACTTGGAGCGCATGCAGCGCAACAACGAGCAAGCCCGAATTGTAGTGGTGGGGTTGCTGATTTTGGATAATGATATTTCGCCAGCCCTTGCTCAAGCTACGATCAAATCGATAAAGGTCTATGGCGCATTACGGGCAAGTGCTGCTATCAAAGAGGCTTTGGCTGATCGGATCAATTAG
- a CDS encoding ammonium transporter — MDMINGADTVWVLLSAALVMLMTPALGLFYGGMVRQKNVLSTLMHSFFMLALISVQWVLFGYSLAFGPDVGGVIGSLEWAGLRNVGIEPNPTYAATIPHQAFMIYQMMFAVITPALISGAFAERKRFKSFVIFSLAWSTLIYAPVAHWVWADGGWLRSLGALDFAGGTVVHITSGVSALVCALVLGRRSGYGKEAMEPHDTTMTVIGTALLWFGWFGFNAGSSLGAGGLAVSAFVNTNSAAAMAMLAWMTAGWIQHKRPSVLGASAGAVAGLVAITPAAGFVTPMASLIIGFLAGGICYFVVENLVRGRVDDALDVFGVHGVGGVLGAILVGVFATKSINPAGADGVLSGNFSQLGVQALTVGIVAIYAAGMTWGILKVVDLLFGIRVSEAEEEQGLDSSQHGEVAYRMGS; from the coding sequence ATGGATATGATTAACGGGGCAGATACCGTTTGGGTGCTTCTCTCAGCCGCCTTGGTTATGTTGATGACCCCCGCCTTAGGCCTATTTTATGGTGGAATGGTTCGCCAAAAAAATGTGCTTTCAACCTTGATGCACAGCTTTTTTATGTTGGCCCTAATTAGTGTGCAATGGGTGCTGTTTGGCTATAGCTTGGCTTTTGGCCCCGATGTTGGTGGCGTAATCGGTAGCCTAGAATGGGCGGGCTTGCGCAATGTTGGGATCGAACCAAACCCAACCTATGCGGCTACGATTCCCCATCAAGCGTTCATGATCTATCAAATGATGTTTGCCGTGATCACTCCAGCCTTGATTTCAGGTGCGTTTGCTGAACGCAAGCGCTTCAAATCCTTCGTGATTTTCTCGCTGGCTTGGTCAACCCTGATTTATGCCCCAGTAGCTCACTGGGTTTGGGCTGATGGCGGTTGGTTGCGCTCATTAGGAGCCTTAGACTTTGCTGGTGGCACGGTCGTACATATCACCTCGGGGGTTTCAGCGCTGGTTTGTGCCTTGGTACTTGGCCGTCGTTCAGGCTATGGCAAAGAAGCAATGGAACCACACGACACCACCATGACCGTGATTGGCACTGCCTTATTGTGGTTCGGCTGGTTTGGCTTCAATGCAGGTAGCTCGCTTGGCGCTGGTGGCTTGGCAGTCTCAGCCTTTGTCAACACCAACTCAGCCGCCGCCATGGCTATGCTGGCTTGGATGACCGCTGGCTGGATTCAACACAAACGCCCGAGCGTGCTCGGTGCTTCGGCTGGCGCAGTCGCTGGTCTGGTGGCAATCACGCCTGCCGCTGGCTTTGTGACCCCAATGGCCTCATTGATTATCGGCTTCTTAGCTGGTGGGATCTGCTACTTCGTGGTCGAAAACTTGGTGCGTGGTCGAGTTGACGATGCGCTTGATGTCTTCGGCGTTCACGGAGTTGGTGGGGTGTTAGGGGCAATTCTGGTTGGCGTATTCGCAACCAAGAGCATCAACCCTGCTGGCGCTGATGGCGTACTCTCAGGTAATTTCAGCCAACTTGGCGTACAAGCACTCACGGTTGGGATTGTGGCAATCTATGCAGCAGGCATGACCTGGGGCATTCTCAAAGTCGTCGATCTCTTGTTTGGTATTCGGGTTAGTGAAGCCGAAGAAGAACAAGGCTTGGATAGCAGTCAGCATGGCGAAGTGGCCTATCGGATGGGTAGCTAG